A single region of the Anaerostipes rhamnosivorans genome encodes:
- the srlA gene encoding PTS glucitol/sorbitol transporter subunit IIC has protein sequence MEIISNAANGFIKLFQEGGTTFMGWVTGIIPLVVCLMTAVNSVIKLIGEERVERFAQKLTRFAVLRYTLLPIIAVLFLGNPMCYTFGRFVDEKYKPAYYDSCVSFVHPVTGLFPHANPGELFVYTGISAGITKLGLSVGGLAVRYFIVGVIVILIRGILTEQIYFRMTGKANK, from the coding sequence ATGGAAATCATATCTAACGCTGCCAATGGATTTATCAAGTTATTCCAAGAAGGCGGTACCACATTTATGGGATGGGTGACCGGAATCATCCCGTTGGTTGTCTGCCTGATGACAGCTGTAAACTCAGTGATCAAGCTGATCGGAGAAGAGAGGGTAGAACGCTTCGCACAGAAGCTGACCAGATTTGCAGTGCTTCGTTACACACTGCTTCCGATCATCGCGGTGCTGTTCTTAGGAAACCCGATGTGCTACACCTTCGGACGTTTCGTAGACGAGAAATATAAACCTGCTTATTATGACTCCTGTGTAAGTTTTGTACATCCTGTTACGGGACTTTTCCCACATGCGAACCCTGGCGAACTGTTCGTATACACCGGTATCTCAGCCGGAATCACAAAGCTCGGCCTGTCTGTCGGAGGACTTGCCGTAAGATACTTTATCGTCGGTGTGATCGTCATTCTGATCCGCGGAATCTTAACGGAACAGATCTACTTCAGAATGACTGGAAAAGCTAACAAATAG
- the srlE gene encoding PTS glucitol/sorbitol transporter subunit IIB → MYKTITIKAGDGGWGGPLTITATEKCHKILSVTGGGIHPVAQKIADMTGGEALDGFKTTAPDEEVLVAVVDCGGTARCGVYPKKGIFTVNLMPVGQAGPLAQYITPEIYVSAVTEKCIVESDYKGGTETSKPAAAAEDGPKSKDQAKEEIAQANDGKKQGLIVKIGKGVGNVVSKFFQAGRETIEMIIKNVLPFMAFTSTLLGIISASGLGNIIAKTISPLCSTLPGMLGISFVCALPFLSPILGPGAVIAQVVGTLLGAQFALGNIPAQYALPALFAIDAQVGADFVPVGLSLGESEPETIEMGVPAVLFSRIITGPLAVLIAFAFSIGMY, encoded by the coding sequence ATGTATAAAACAATAACGATTAAGGCCGGAGACGGCGGCTGGGGAGGACCCCTGACCATCACAGCAACTGAAAAATGCCATAAGATCCTGAGCGTGACCGGAGGAGGAATCCACCCGGTAGCACAGAAGATCGCAGACATGACCGGCGGAGAAGCGCTGGACGGATTTAAGACTACAGCACCGGATGAGGAAGTGCTGGTGGCAGTGGTAGACTGCGGAGGAACTGCAAGATGCGGAGTATATCCGAAAAAGGGTATCTTTACCGTTAACCTGATGCCGGTAGGGCAGGCGGGACCGCTTGCGCAGTACATCACACCGGAGATCTATGTATCCGCAGTCACAGAAAAGTGCATCGTGGAATCCGATTATAAAGGCGGAACAGAGACATCCAAACCAGCCGCTGCCGCAGAGGACGGACCGAAGTCCAAGGACCAGGCAAAAGAAGAGATCGCCCAGGCCAATGACGGAAAGAAACAGGGACTGATCGTCAAGATCGGTAAAGGCGTAGGTAACGTAGTCAGCAAGTTCTTCCAGGCTGGACGTGAGACCATCGAGATGATCATCAAGAACGTGCTGCCGTTCATGGCCTTCACAAGTACACTTTTGGGAATCATCAGCGCCAGCGGATTAGGAAACATCATCGCAAAGACGATCTCCCCACTGTGCAGTACCTTACCGGGAATGCTGGGAATCTCCTTTGTATGTGCGCTGCCGTTCCTGTCACCGATCCTGGGACCTGGAGCTGTTATCGCGCAGGTAGTAGGAACCCTTTTGGGAGCCCAGTTCGCGCTTGGAAACATCCCGGCCCAGTATGCGCTGCCGGCCCTGTTTGCCATCGATGCGCAGGTAGGAGCTGACTTCGTGCCGGTTGGACTGAGTCTTGGAGAATCAGAGCCGGAGACCATTGAAATGGGTGTTCCAGCTGTGCTGTTCTCAAGGATCATAACCGGACCTTTGGCAGTACTGATCGCATTCGCATTCAGTATCGGAATGTACTAA
- a CDS encoding transcriptional regulator GutM — translation MQGISVFLLVIFVLFVVQAVGGYFQVKDYRRAVKRVHQLGNVGIGQKKGRFLSGNIVMIACDADGIITGGEIMEGLSFLTKFKPITKILDQEMVGTSIYEHLDKFRVMDKKKRKYYKGYIRALEALDMRLQGTTL, via the coding sequence ATGCAGGGAATTTCAGTATTTTTGTTAGTTATCTTTGTATTGTTTGTTGTGCAGGCCGTGGGCGGTTATTTTCAGGTGAAAGATTACAGAAGAGCCGTTAAGAGGGTACACCAGCTTGGAAATGTAGGCATCGGACAGAAGAAGGGAAGATTTCTTTCCGGGAATATTGTCATGATCGCATGCGATGCAGACGGAATTATCACTGGTGGAGAGATCATGGAAGGGCTGAGTTTCCTTACTAAGTTTAAACCGATCACCAAGATTCTGGATCAGGAGATGGTGGGAACCAGCATCTATGAACACCTGGACAAATTTCGGGTGATGGATAAGAAAAAGAGAAAATATTACAAAGGATACATCCGTGCTTTGGAAGCACTGGATATGAGGCTTCAGGGAACAACCCTGTAG
- a CDS encoding PTS glucitol/sorbitol transporter subunit IIA: MKYQSTITGLGPDALAFLSDADMNFIIIFNEDAPPELAELSVLHTKAELTEEPAPGDTMVICGKEFKISAVGSEAPHTLKELGHCTLSFKGGTEAERPGCIMLEGNALLPEDLKAGGTIEIR; the protein is encoded by the coding sequence ATGAAATATCAGTCAACCATTACGGGTCTGGGACCAGACGCCCTGGCGTTTCTCTCAGATGCCGATATGAACTTTATCATTATCTTTAATGAGGATGCACCGCCCGAGCTTGCGGAACTGTCAGTCTTACATACGAAAGCAGAACTGACAGAAGAACCAGCCCCAGGAGACACCATGGTCATCTGCGGCAAAGAGTTTAAGATCAGCGCCGTGGGAAGCGAGGCACCTCATACATTAAAGGAACTTGGCCACTGTACGTTGAGTTTTAAGGGAGGAACTGAGGCAGAGCGCCCCGGATGCATCATGCTAGAAGGCAATGCATTGCTGCCGGAGGACTTGAAAGCCGGCGGCACTATTGAAATCAGGTAA